In one window of Nakamurella sp. PAMC28650 DNA:
- a CDS encoding glycerophosphodiester phosphodiesterase, whose translation MVKLTRRAALETLGYGAAAGVGLGAGLLIDGSSAAAAKTTSGALTVTNATVSSWVKTRGSRYYIGHRGSGDVYPEHSLEGYRAAAAAGAQCLEVSVEMTSDGQLICMHDATYDRTTTAKGVAAGLPAAVLRGVRLSAPQLGPAWAVEPRPGVPFLSDVLDALGGKVVLCIEAKQDAAYPSMMAMIEARGLKASVVVKAFYSSGRIPQARASGYPVFAYFGAENDLSTARINTLASQLDPSNDYIILPNSGKNGYIDSGLVRDAVATGVPVWVYASHRRVDAQHFFALGCTGIVGSSYQYLATTAPVASTDAWSFGAISPGEMTRDPASATYAPNWSNNEIHLGAQGPQHFLTLGQLGPLAKAGAAYTIKFEASWPALPSALTENMTLAFGHADDAYYQHRSGLGGGYHALLRADGRLELFRHDDERTDGTSLAASVQSPAPTPGQWLKFQLEVTPTRITWSRTDVAGATVSATDHTYRGGYLHIGRSSTDGVLAFRSLSVN comes from the coding sequence ATGGTGAAGTTGACGCGGAGAGCTGCGTTGGAAACCTTGGGTTACGGAGCGGCGGCCGGTGTCGGCCTCGGCGCTGGCCTTCTTATCGATGGGTCGTCGGCTGCGGCTGCCAAGACCACTTCTGGCGCACTCACTGTCACCAATGCCACCGTGTCCTCATGGGTCAAGACCCGCGGGTCCCGTTACTACATCGGACACAGAGGGAGCGGGGACGTCTACCCGGAACACAGCCTGGAGGGCTACCGAGCGGCGGCGGCGGCCGGGGCCCAGTGCTTGGAGGTCAGCGTCGAAATGACGTCCGATGGACAGCTCATCTGCATGCACGATGCCACCTACGACCGCACCACGACTGCCAAAGGTGTGGCTGCCGGTCTACCAGCTGCAGTGCTCCGGGGAGTTCGATTGAGCGCCCCCCAACTGGGCCCTGCATGGGCGGTCGAACCGAGGCCAGGCGTGCCGTTCCTGTCCGATGTGCTCGACGCCCTCGGCGGGAAAGTTGTCCTTTGCATCGAGGCGAAACAAGATGCTGCCTACCCCTCGATGATGGCGATGATAGAAGCTCGGGGTCTGAAGGCATCAGTTGTTGTCAAAGCCTTCTATTCCAGTGGTCGTATCCCCCAAGCGCGGGCATCAGGCTACCCGGTGTTCGCCTACTTCGGCGCCGAGAATGATCTCAGCACAGCACGTATCAACACTCTGGCCAGTCAGCTGGACCCTTCGAATGACTACATCATCCTGCCGAATAGCGGAAAGAATGGATATATTGACAGCGGCCTTGTTCGAGATGCCGTCGCCACCGGGGTGCCGGTGTGGGTTTACGCCTCACATCGCCGGGTCGACGCACAGCATTTCTTTGCCCTGGGTTGTACTGGGATCGTTGGATCCAGCTATCAATATCTTGCCACTACTGCACCGGTGGCAAGCACGGACGCGTGGTCGTTCGGAGCCATCTCGCCAGGGGAGATGACCCGCGATCCAGCTTCAGCTACCTATGCCCCGAACTGGTCGAACAACGAAATTCATCTCGGGGCACAGGGGCCACAACACTTCCTGACTTTGGGGCAGTTAGGGCCGTTGGCGAAGGCTGGCGCCGCTTACACCATCAAGTTCGAGGCATCCTGGCCGGCCCTGCCTTCGGCACTCACCGAGAACATGACCCTGGCCTTCGGACACGCCGACGATGCGTACTACCAACACCGGTCCGGACTCGGCGGTGGGTACCACGCCCTGCTGCGCGCGGACGGCCGTCTGGAGCTCTTTCGCCACGACGACGAGCGGACGGACGGAACCTCGCTGGCCGCGTCGGTCCAGAGCCCGGCGCCGACGCCCGGCCAGTGGCTCAAGTTCCAGCTGGAGGTCACGCCCACCCGCATCACCTGGTCCCGGACCGACGTCGCCGGGGCGACCGTCTCGGCCACCGACCACACCTACCGCGGCGGCTACCTGCACATCGGACGCAGCTCGACCGACGGGGTGCTCGCGTTCCGTTCTCTCTCGGTGAACTGA
- a CDS encoding DUF6421 family protein, with protein MFNAVTYAARSAVPVTHQYRDPISRHPAWLRLKEAVTAFRPLQSTDGSVEHDHAVAGELVQRIVAGIEEIAPEFPHDSDYLAACVKDLTSWAEAGFTVPDFLDSLMAFHPEADRVDGRKHLVLFPMYTQNGNPDRNLEAVLIEVIWPEFIDELEAGDYSNKLFVPIRFLDFTPGYDTNSAVLFPETVAMREVPKFSWGAIFADREAARFRAVVTAAADITRLALPPDAARLLADQELAEQTFVLWDLIHDRTHMHGDLPFDPFMIKQRMPFFLYTLEELRCDLTAYRESVLLEQQGVPQARLVQYAILFDRIFRFAITGSRVRNYDGLGGQLLFAWLHQHRVLHWTDNRLTIEWAAVTEPILELGRQIEHLYWQSIDRSKTAHWLAAYRLVSATVAPSPMSTWAKGPGALPLDGPPKGLTDAVLPDEFPLSMFYEALDRKLSPVVSATAGITG; from the coding sequence CTGTTCAACGCGGTGACCTACGCCGCACGCAGCGCGGTACCGGTCACCCACCAGTACCGTGACCCGATCTCGCGGCATCCGGCGTGGCTCCGGCTGAAGGAGGCCGTCACCGCCTTCCGTCCGTTGCAGAGCACGGACGGTTCGGTCGAGCACGATCACGCCGTGGCCGGTGAACTCGTCCAACGGATCGTCGCCGGGATCGAGGAGATCGCGCCGGAGTTCCCGCACGATTCCGACTACCTGGCCGCCTGCGTCAAAGACCTGACCAGTTGGGCTGAAGCAGGTTTCACAGTTCCCGACTTCCTCGACTCGCTCATGGCCTTCCACCCGGAGGCCGATCGGGTCGACGGACGAAAGCACCTGGTGCTCTTCCCGATGTACACCCAGAACGGAAACCCGGACCGCAACCTCGAGGCCGTCCTGATCGAGGTCATCTGGCCGGAGTTCATCGACGAGCTCGAAGCGGGCGACTACTCGAACAAGCTCTTCGTACCGATCCGTTTCCTGGACTTCACCCCGGGCTACGACACCAACTCGGCCGTCCTGTTCCCGGAGACGGTCGCGATGCGCGAGGTGCCGAAGTTCAGCTGGGGCGCAATTTTTGCGGACCGCGAGGCGGCCCGGTTCCGAGCCGTGGTCACCGCAGCCGCCGACATCACCCGCCTGGCCCTGCCGCCGGACGCCGCGCGCCTTTTGGCCGACCAGGAGCTGGCCGAGCAGACCTTCGTCCTGTGGGATCTGATCCACGACCGCACCCACATGCACGGGGATCTGCCGTTCGACCCGTTCATGATCAAGCAGCGGATGCCCTTCTTCCTCTACACCCTGGAGGAGTTGCGCTGCGATCTGACCGCGTACCGCGAGTCCGTACTGCTCGAGCAGCAGGGTGTCCCGCAGGCACGCCTCGTGCAGTACGCGATCCTGTTCGACCGCATCTTCCGGTTCGCCATCACCGGTAGCCGGGTCCGCAACTACGACGGTCTCGGTGGTCAGCTGCTCTTCGCCTGGCTGCACCAGCACCGCGTACTGCACTGGACCGACAACCGGCTGACCATCGAATGGGCCGCAGTCACCGAGCCGATCCTGGAGCTCGGACGCCAGATCGAGCACCTGTACTGGCAGTCGATCGACCGGTCCAAGACCGCGCACTGGTTGGCGGCCTACCGATTGGTGTCGGCCACCGTTGCCCCCAGCCCGATGTCGACCTGGGCCAAGGGACCCGGGGCCCTGCCGCTGGACGGCCCACCGAAGGGCCTGACGGATGCTGTTCTGCCCGATGAATTCCCGTTGTCCATGTTCTACGAGGCACTCGATCGCAAGCTATCCCCCGTGGTGAGCGCGACGGCGGGAATTACGGGATGA
- a CDS encoding SDR family oxidoreductase — protein MTRRPAGELTGLVVVVTGSTGAAGRATVQALAQAGAEVVAVGREEHRLASLFEGLEGVHPQVAELADGPHCEALAERIRRRHHRIDGLVHLVGGWRGAPRFTANTDEDWAFLTHTLMDSLRHVTMAFHDDLAASSDGRMAIVSATAVESPTPGGASYAAVKAATEAWMLSMAESFRRLQSQAKVDPVPQHSAATTLVIKALVDQGMRDASPDKTFAGFTDVRDLAARVVDLFTEEAADINGARISLI, from the coding sequence ATGACGAGGCGGCCGGCCGGCGAACTGACCGGCCTGGTCGTGGTGGTGACCGGGTCGACCGGAGCCGCCGGCCGCGCCACCGTGCAGGCGCTGGCCCAGGCCGGGGCCGAGGTGGTCGCCGTCGGCCGCGAGGAGCATCGGCTGGCATCGCTGTTCGAAGGGCTCGAGGGCGTGCACCCGCAGGTCGCCGAGCTCGCCGACGGTCCGCATTGCGAGGCCCTGGCCGAACGGATCCGTCGGCGGCACCACCGGATCGACGGCCTGGTCCACCTGGTCGGGGGATGGCGGGGGGCTCCGAGATTCACCGCGAACACCGACGAGGACTGGGCGTTCCTGACGCACACCCTGATGGACAGCCTGCGCCACGTCACGATGGCGTTCCACGACGACCTCGCGGCCTCGTCGGACGGTCGGATGGCGATCGTCTCCGCGACGGCCGTCGAGTCCCCCACGCCCGGTGGCGCCAGCTACGCGGCGGTGAAGGCGGCCACCGAGGCCTGGATGCTCTCGATGGCCGAATCGTTCCGCCGCCTCCAGTCCCAGGCCAAGGTCGACCCGGTGCCGCAGCACTCTGCCGCCACCACCCTGGTCATCAAGGCTCTGGTCGATCAGGGTATGCGAGACGCGAGCCCTGACAAGACGTTTGCCGGCTTCACCGACGTGCGGGACCTGGCCGCCCGGGTCGTCGACCTCTTCACCGAGGAAGCCGCCGACATCAACGGGGCCCGCATCTCGCTGATCTGA
- a CDS encoding low specificity L-threonine aldolase — translation MDCVNRLHDVTQRGFASDNYAGVHPEVLAAIGEANGGHQVAYGEDLYTEHLQTVMAGHFGPGVQAFPVFNGTGANVLSLQSVLPRWGAVVCAETAHINTDENAAPERVGGLKLLTVPTTDGKLTPDLIDRQAWGWGDEHRAQPLAVSITQTTELGTAYTVAEISAIAEHAHSKGMLLHVDGARIANAAASLDVPLAAFTSDAGVDLLSFGGTKNGLMYGEVVVVMRPQEHAAAAALPFLRKMNMQLASKMRFVSAQLIALLEGDLWLRSAQHANAMAARLATAVRGLDGVQITQATQANAVFAILDPVVANQLREAFRFYDWNPATGEVRWMCAFDTTEADVDAFAGELQRLLKQAA, via the coding sequence ATGGACTGCGTGAACAGACTCCATGACGTGACCCAACGAGGCTTCGCCTCGGACAACTATGCCGGGGTGCACCCGGAGGTGCTCGCCGCGATCGGCGAGGCCAACGGCGGCCATCAGGTCGCCTACGGCGAGGACCTCTACACCGAGCATCTGCAGACCGTGATGGCCGGGCATTTCGGACCAGGGGTGCAGGCGTTCCCGGTGTTCAACGGTACGGGCGCGAATGTCCTTTCCCTGCAGTCGGTCCTTCCCCGCTGGGGGGCCGTCGTGTGCGCCGAGACGGCACACATCAACACCGATGAGAACGCTGCCCCGGAGCGGGTGGGTGGGTTGAAGCTGCTCACCGTGCCGACCACCGACGGCAAGTTGACGCCGGACCTGATCGACCGTCAGGCCTGGGGGTGGGGTGACGAGCACCGCGCCCAGCCACTGGCGGTGTCCATCACCCAGACCACCGAGCTCGGCACGGCCTACACGGTCGCGGAGATCTCGGCGATCGCCGAGCACGCGCACAGCAAAGGCATGTTGCTGCACGTCGACGGAGCCCGGATCGCCAATGCCGCTGCGTCTCTCGATGTACCCCTGGCCGCATTCACCTCGGACGCGGGCGTCGATCTGCTCTCCTTCGGAGGCACCAAGAACGGGCTGATGTACGGGGAGGTGGTCGTCGTCATGCGTCCGCAGGAACATGCTGCGGCGGCGGCATTGCCCTTCCTGCGCAAGATGAACATGCAACTGGCCAGCAAGATGCGATTCGTCTCGGCCCAGCTGATCGCGTTGCTGGAGGGCGACCTCTGGCTCCGGTCGGCCCAGCATGCGAACGCCATGGCGGCCCGCCTCGCCACGGCGGTGAGGGGCCTCGACGGAGTACAGATCACCCAGGCCACCCAGGCCAACGCGGTCTTCGCCATTCTGGATCCGGTAGTGGCCAACCAGTTGCGCGAGGCGTTCCGGTTCTACGACTGGAACCCGGCGACCGGCGAGGTCAGGTGGATGTGTGCGTTCGACACCACCGAGGCGGACGTCGACGCCTTCGCCGGTGAGCTCCAGCGGTTGCTGAAGCAGGCGGCCTGA
- a CDS encoding CDP-alcohol phosphatidyltransferase family protein, with translation MTTSNDLTTRAGDASRPLPDVDAKVASGPTPRSSYREIVRALAAAQKPSKGAPAYSRFVNRRLGRLIAAEAFRLRLTPNMVTAISALFSFAGVALIAVVRPSWWLGILVFLCLVLGYAFDAADGQLARLQGGGRPSGEWLDHMVDATKISSLHLAVLISAYRFIQVPRAALLIPIGFTVVAAVMFFGMILNDQLRRQYESRTGKGLDRGGTSLVRSLLVIPTDYGLLCVVFILLAAPQVFFWVYAVLFAASAGFMALAAVKWFRDMKALD, from the coding sequence GTGACCACGTCCAACGACCTGACGACGCGAGCAGGCGACGCCTCCCGGCCGTTGCCCGATGTCGACGCAAAAGTGGCCTCCGGTCCAACTCCCCGGTCGTCCTACCGGGAAATCGTCCGAGCGTTGGCCGCCGCCCAGAAGCCGTCCAAAGGGGCGCCCGCCTATTCACGCTTCGTGAATCGCCGCCTCGGTCGACTGATTGCCGCGGAGGCTTTCCGGCTTCGGCTGACCCCCAACATGGTGACCGCGATCAGCGCCCTTTTCTCATTTGCCGGCGTCGCGCTGATCGCAGTCGTCCGGCCGAGTTGGTGGCTGGGCATCCTGGTCTTCCTCTGCTTGGTCCTTGGCTACGCATTCGATGCCGCAGACGGACAGCTCGCTCGCCTGCAGGGCGGCGGCAGGCCGTCCGGCGAGTGGCTCGATCACATGGTCGACGCCACCAAGATCTCGAGTCTGCACCTGGCCGTGCTGATCAGCGCCTACCGTTTCATCCAGGTGCCGCGCGCCGCGCTGCTGATCCCGATCGGCTTCACCGTGGTCGCCGCGGTGATGTTCTTCGGCATGATCCTGAACGATCAGTTGCGGCGTCAGTACGAATCCAGAACGGGCAAAGGCCTTGACCGGGGCGGAACATCCCTCGTCCGGTCGCTTCTGGTCATCCCCACCGACTACGGACTGCTGTGCGTGGTGTTCATCCTGCTGGCGGCACCCCAGGTCTTCTTCTGGGTCTATGCAGTGCTGTTCGCGGCGTCGGCCGGCTTCATGGCGTTGGCCGCGGTCAAGTGGTTCCGCGACATGAAGGCCCTGGACTGA